In the genome of Phlebotomus papatasi isolate M1 chromosome 2, Ppap_2.1, whole genome shotgun sequence, one region contains:
- the LOC129803544 gene encoding uncharacterized protein LOC129803544 → MGWIKSDSRRYKQFVGHRISEIDQLTEIHQWRWISTTQNPADLATRRKPCDFSASSKWFTGAPFLKLEEEQWPQDDKKQKVADNGDIEVFQVLVNVERFIGNRLIPEMSRFSRWNRLVRATAQVKNCAQFWLKKWRKAKENLKTSELPGLKVSDLIEAEKVLLQEIQSVYRREIQCLQEGKVIPKESDLYHLTPFVDSDGLLKMRSRLQNSEVRVKCPIILPPKHVGTKLIISDFHVRNHHQGREQVVNNVRERFYIPRVRVAVKRAWHECQICKNKRAQPLIPEMAVLPSARVNDSVYPFVKSGMDYFGPLEVKVGRRVEKRWGVIFTCLATRAVHLEVAHSLTTDSAIMAIRRFMNRRGSITDMFCDNGTNLRGADNEFRRLYAAVDEKKIQETFSEKRVEFHFNPPAAPHMGGVWERLVRSVKVVLKEVMRTRHPTDEELHTFFIEVEYILNNRPLTYVSIDPDDETAITPNHFLIGRSGENRPIGTFDDSDLFLRKAWRRAQYYADHFWRRWMREYLPELTRRTKWYSTTKTIKIGDVVVVCDEQLPRNQWPLGRVEEVFPAPDGKIRSAMVRTRYGLYKRPVAKLAVLDVE, encoded by the coding sequence ATGGGGTGGATCAAAAGTGATTCTCGTAGATACAAGCAGTTTGTTGGACACAGAATAAGTGAAATTGACCAACTGACAGAGATTCATCAATGGAGATGGATTTCGACTACACAGAATCCAGCTGATTTGGCCACGCGTAGAAAGCCGTGTGATTTCAGTGCGTCCTCTAAATGGTTCACTGGGGCGCCCTTCCTGAAATTGGAGGAGGAACAATGGCctcaagatgataaaaaacaaaaagttgcAGACAATGGAGACATTGAGGTGTTTCAAGTGTTAGTGAACGTTGAAAGGTTTATTGGAAATCGTCTGATTCCAGAGATGAGTCGTTTTTCCCGCTGGAATCGACTTGTCAGAGCGACTGCTCAAGTGAAAAATTGTGCGCAGTTTTGGTTGAAAAAGTGGCGTAAAGcgaaagaaaatctaaaaacaaGTGAATTACCCGGACTCAAAGTGAGTGATTTGATAGAAGCAGAAAAAGTGTTGCTTCAGGAAATACAGTCAGTGTACAGAAGAGAAATACAGTGTCTCCAAGAGGGAAAAGTAATTCCCAAAGAAAGTGATTTGTATCATTTGACGCCGTTTGTGGATTCTGATGGATTATTGAAAATGAGATCACGTTTGCAAAATAGTGAAGTGCGAGTAAAGTGCCCCATTATTCTTCCGCCGAAGCACGTGGGGACAAAGTTGATTATTAGTGATTTTCATGTTCGGAATCATCACCAAGGACGAGAACAAGTTGTAAACAACGTTCGTGAAAGATTTTATATTCCAAGAGTGAGAGTGGCAGTCAAGAGGGCTTGGCATGAGTgtcaaatttgcaaaaacaaacgCGCCCAACCTTTGATTCCTGAAATGGCCGTGCTTCCATCCGCAAGAGTTAATGATTCAGTGTATCCCTTTGTAAAGAGTGGAATGGATTATTTTGGACCATTAGAAGTGAAGGTGGGTCGTCGTGTGGAGAAAAGATGGGGAGTAATCTTCACTTGCCTAGCGACTCGTGCTGTGCACTTGGAAGTCGCACACTCCCTGACGACAGACAGTGCCATCATGGCAATTAGACGTTTCATGAATCGACGCGGATCTATAACTGATATGTTCTGTGATAATGGAACAAATCTTCGAGGAGCTGATAACGAATTTCGACGACTTTATGCAGCCGTAGATGAAAAGAAGATTCAGGAAACCTTCTCCGAAAAGCGTGTGGAATTTCACTTTAATCCACCAGCCGCACCACATATGGGCGGTGTTTGGGAAAGACTTGTCCGTTCCGTCAAAGTTGTATTGAAAGAGGTCATGAGGACACGGCATCCCACTGATGAGGAGTTGCACACATTCTTTATTGAAGTGGAGTATATTCTAAATAACCGGCCTTTAACTTATGTGTCGATTGATCCTGATGACGAGACTGCCATCACTCCCAATCATTTCTTGATTGGAAGATCTGGAGAGAACCGACCGATTGGGACCTTTGATGACAGCGATTTGTTCCTCCGCAAAGCATGGAGACGAGCTCAGTATTACGCAGACCATTTTTGGCGTAGATGGATGCGTGAGTACCTTCCCGAGTTGACAAGACGAACTAAGTGGTATTCTACCACTAAAACTATCAAGATTGGAGATGTCGTTGTTGTGTGTGATGAACAGTTACCTCGCAACCAGTGGCCCTTGGGTCGAGTGGAAGAAGTATTTCCTGCCCCTGATGGGAAAATTCGTTCAGCGATGGTAAGAACTCGTTACGGCCTATACAAGAGACCAGTTGCAAAGCTTGCTGTGCTGGACGTGGAGTAG